In the genome of Cryptosporangium phraense, the window ATGTACGGCCGGCTGGCGCTGCACGCCGAGTCGGTCACGCTGCCGCTGCTCGCGCCGGACGTACCGGTCGTGACCTGGTGGCACGGCGAGCCGCCGGAGAAGATCGCCTACGACCCGCTGGGTGTCTTCGCCGACCGCCGGGTCACCGACGCCCGGGAGTCCGCCGACCCGATCGGCACGCTCACGGCGCGGGCCGAGGACTACGCCCCCGGCGACACCGACCTGGGCTGGTCCCGGACGACGCCCTGGCGCACGCTGCTGGCCGGTGCGTTCGACACGGTCACCGGGCGGCCGACCGCGGTGACGGTCACCGCGGCTCCGCGCAACGTCACCGCGACCCTGCTGGTCGGCTGGATGCGCAGCCGCCTCGGCTTGGACGTCGTCCTGGACGAGTCGGCCAAGCGCGGGATCGCCGAGGTGAACATCGACATAGACGATGGGACCCGGATCCAGGTGACCCGGCAAGACAGCAACCACGCGATCCTGCGGCGCACCGGGGTACCCGACCGGGTCCAGCCGATGGCCCGCCGGTCGCTCGGTGAGCAGCTGGCCGAGGAGATCAAGCGGCTCGACCCCGACCAGCCGTACGGCGAGGCGCTGGGGGCGGCGACCGGGCTGACCGGTCTCAACCACCGGTCGCCGTTCCGCTCGCACGTTTGGAAGGACCCGATGCCCACCGCGACCCCCGCTCCCACGGCATGACGGTCGGCGAGCTGTCCGTCGTCGTCCACAAAGACGCCGACGTGCTGGCGGCCGCGGCGGCCGCGCGTCTGATGGTGCGGATCGTGGACGCCCAGCAGGCGCGCGGGAGCGCGTCGATCGTCCTCACCGGGGGCGGGGTCGGGATCGGCACGCTGAAGGCGCTGAACGCGAGCCCGGCCCGGGACGCGATCGACTGGGACGCGCTCGACGTCTGGTGGGGCGACGAGCGCTACCTGGCCCCGGGCGACGGCGAGCGCAACGAGGTGCAGGCGAACGAGGCGCTGCTCGACCACGTGCCGGTGAACCCGTCGCGGGTGCACCGGATGCCGGCCGACACCGGCAACTCGCCGGAGAGCGCGGCCGAGCAGTACGCCGACGAGCTGGCCAAGGCGGCCCGGGCCGGCGCCGACCTCCCCCGGTTCGACGTGCTGATGCTCGGCGTCGGGCCGGAGGGGCACATCGCGTCGATCTTCCCGGAGTCGCCGGCCGCGTACGACGAGGGCTCGGTGTGCGCGGTGCGCAACTGCCCGAAGCCGCCGCCGACCCGCGTCTCGCTGACGTTCGGCACGATCACCAGCGCCGACGAGGTGTGGCTGCTGGCCGCGGGCGAAGGTAAGGCCGAGGCGGTGGGGCTGGCTCTGTCCGGTGCCGGGCGCGTCCAGATCCCGGCGGCCGGCGCGCTGGGGGGCGTCCGGACGTTGTGGTTGGTGGACGAGGCCGCGGCGGTGAACGTCCCACCGGAGCTCCGGCTCCGCCGGTCGTAACGCGCGCCACCGCACGACACAGGCCCCACCCCCTGAAGGGTGGGGCCTGTCGCCTGAGGCGCGCGGGACGACGTACGCGCGCCCGACCACTACTCGACTGCTACTCCCCGCGGCGGGCGCGGACCTTGGCCAGGGCCTCTTCGAGGATCGCCTCGCCGTCCGCGTCGCTGCGCCGCTCACGCACGTAGGCCAGGTGCGTCTTGTACGGCTCGTTGCGCGGGGCAGCGGGCGGTGCTTCCTGGTTCTTACCGGCGGGCAGCCCGCACCGCGGACAGTCCCAGTGCTCCGGCTCGGCCGCCTCGATGGCGAACGACACGCGGGTCACGTGCCCGTTCGCACAGTAGAAGGGGGTGTGGCGCCGGGGCGCCGACTCCCCCCGCTCCGCCTCTCCCATCGGCCCCGCGCCGACGCGGGTGCCTCGGATGGCATTTCCACCAGCCACGGTTACAGCGCTCCGTTCCTTCCCAGAGGGGGTGGGGGTGGTCGCTGCCGGAGGGACCGCCCGTCAGGACCCGGCGGTCGTCTTCAGCAGCAACCCGAGCGTCACGATGCAGGCGAACCAGATCACGCCGGTAGCGATCGTGATCCGGTCGAGGTTCTTCTCCGCGACGGAGGAGCCGGAGAGGTTCGAGGAGACACCGCCACCGAACATGCTGGACAGCCCACCACCCTTTCCTCGGTGGAGGAGGATGAGCAGTACAAGCGCCAAGCTCGTCAGGACGAGCACGGTCGACACGGCGATGGTCATTGCGGGTGGGGGTTCCTCTCGCTTCTCGCGGGGTCGCGGACACCGGCCCGGTTCTCCGGGGCGCCGCGCTGGGGCCGCGGCACCACTCGCACAGGATAACTGCCGCGACGGTTCAAACGTGCCGTGGTCGCCATCGACGCTGAATTTCGGAAAATTCCGTCCGATCAGCTGAGCAAGTATCGCTCAGCGTGGTTGAGGTCGTGCTACCCCACGAACCCGACCGGCGGCCGGGGCCGTCTTCGCGGGGGCGGTCAGCGTGGCCGCCACGGCCGGATCGGCGGCCGGCAGCAGCACGGTGACCTCCAGGCCACCGCCCGGACGCGCGACCGCCTGCACGGTCCCGCCGTGGGCCCCGGCCACCGCCCGGACGATCGACAGCCCCAGCCCCGCCCCGCGGGTACCCGTGCGCTCGACCCCGCCCCGGCGGAACGGCTCGAACAGGCCGGGCACCTCGCGCTGGTCGAGCTCGGGCCCGTCGTTGGCCACGACCAGCCAGGCCTGGCGCCCGTCACCGCCGGTGCGCACCGACAGCTCGCCGTGCGTCACGTTGTAGCGGACCGCGTTCTCGACCAGGTTGCCGGCCAGCCGCTCCAGCAGGCTCGGGTCGCCGACCACGATCGCCGGCGCGAAGTCGGTGGTGACCTGCAGGTTCAGCCGCTCGCTCTCGGTCGCGACCGCGGACAGCGTCGACGGCACCCCGCGGGCCAGGTCGACCGGCACCTGCTTGGCCAGCCGACCGGCCTGGGCCTCGGTGCGGGCGAGCAGCAGCAGCGCCTCGATCAGGTCGTTGGCCCGCCCGGACGCGTCCCGGACGACCGTGCCCATCCGGCGCAGGTCGTCGTTGGTGGCGTCCTCGTCGGCGAGCGTCACGTCGATCTCGGTGCGCATGACCGCCAGCGGGGTTCTCAGCTCGTGGCTGGCGTTCGCGACGAACCGCTTCTGGCTGCCGAACGCCGCCGACAACCGGTCGAGCATGCCGTCGAACGTGTCGGCGAGTTCCTTGACCTCGTCGTCCGGTCCGGTGTGGTGCAGCCGGTGGTCGAGCGTCTCGGTGGAGAGCCGGCGGGCGGTGACCGTGACCTGGTGCAGCGGGCGCAGCGCCCGGCCGGTGAGCAGGTGGCCGCCCACTATCCCGGCGATACCGATCACCAGCAGGGCCAGGAAGCCCTTCACCAGCAGCTCGGTCGTCGTGGTGGACGCCATGCTGTCTTGCCAGGCGGTGGCGCTCTCGGTGTGCGTGGTGCCGTCCGCGTCCACCAGCGTGACGCTGGAGCCCGGGGCGAGCTGGTCGGTGGACATCAGCTGGTCGCGCACCAGCAGCCAGGCCAGCACGAGCAGCAGCAGCCCGGCCCCGAACAGCAGGACGCCGTTGAGCAGCGTCAGCCGCAGCCGGAGCGTCGGCCGGAGCCGGCCGGGCTTCTTCTCGGCCCCGTACACGGTCATCTCGGCGTCACCCGGTAGCCGGCCCCGACCACCGTCTCTATCAGCGGCGGGTCGCCGAGCTTCTTGCGCAGCGTCATCATCGTCACCCGCACGGTGGTGGTGAACGGGTCGGCGTTGGCGTCCCAGACGCGCTCGAGCAGCTCCTCGCTGGAGATGACCGCGCCGCGGGCCGACAGCAGCACCTCGAGGACGCCGAACTCCTTGCGGGTCAGGTCCACCGGACGCCCGGCCCGGCTGACCACCCGGCGGGCCGGGTCGAGCTCGACGTCGCCGACGGTCAGCACCGGGGGCGCGGGCGGGGTGGCCCGGCGGCCGAGCGCACGCACCCGGGCCACCAGCTCCTCGAACGCGAACGGCTTGGCCAGGTAGTCGTCGGCGCCGATGCCGAGGCCCTCGACGCGGTCGGCGACCGTGCCGCTGGCCGTCAGCATCAGCACCCGAGTGAGCGAGCCCGACGCGGCCAGCTCGGTGCAGATCACGTCGCCGTGCACGCCCGGGAGGTCCCGGTCGAGCACGACGACGTCGTACCGCGTGACGGTGGCCATCTCCTGGCCGTCGGTGCCGTGGTAGGCGACGTCGACGGCCATTCCCTCGCGGCGGAGGCCCCGGGCCACCGCGTCGGCGAGCGCCCGCTCGTCCTCGATCACCAGCACCCGCACGTCCGTGGCCCCTCACCGTCGTTCAACCGCTGGCAACGACGGTAATCCCTGAAGTCACGAACCGGGCTTGAGCACCACGGTCGTGCCGGGGTCGGCGGCCACCTGCAGGGTGCGCAGGTGCAGGAGGGACGGGTGCTCCTCCACGAGCCGGGCCGCGTTGGCCAGCGTGCGGAGCGCGGCCGCCTCCGAGCGGGCCCGCTCGAGCTCGGCCCGTCCGCGCTCGACCGTCAGCGCGGTCTCGGCGAACGCACGGCGCAGCTCGGCCCCGAGCATCAGGTCCTTGACCGCCACCGAGTCGACCGCGATCCCGACCGCCTCGGCGGCCGCGGCCACCGGAGCCGTCAGGCCGTCTCCGAGCGCGCCGCGGTCCCGGATGGCTGCCTCGAGCGCCAGACCGGCCACGCGGTCGCGTAGGACGGTCTGGACGGCCGCGTAGAGCACGTCCAGCGGACGCTCGGCGCTCGCGTGGTACCCGGCCGGGTCGGCGACCCGCCACGAGACGAGCGCGCTGACCTTGACCGTGAGCCCGTCGGCGGTGAGCAGCTCCTGGCCGGGCACGGTGAGCAGCGCCGGCCGCAGGTCGATCCGCACCAGCGTGGTGCGGCCCGCCCGGTAGCCGTGCCGACCGGGCCCCAGCACCGCGCCCCGCACTCCGTCGACGTACGTCACCACGCGCTCGTACTCCATCACGGTGACCTTCGCCATCGCCGCCTCCTTCCGCTGTCGTCGTTCTGTCGTGCGCACGGGTCCGCCGCCTCGGCGTGACGGTGGGGGCGTCCACCTCGCGGTGAGCCCGCAGGACCGGCCCGCCGAAGACGGCGGCGGACCCGCGCGTAGTCGGGAGTCGAACCCGTTTTCCCAGTTGGAGGGGGTGCCGACGTGCGGGACGAGCCCGGCGATGCCGGTTCGCCACTGGCCTCCCCCGTCGAGAAACGGTAGGTGCGAAAGGGACACCGGGCAATCGAAAATGCGGACCGCGCTGAATCCGCGGGCAGGCCGATGTGGTATCGATCGCGGGGTGCGCATGCTGTCCACTCCCCCACCACCACCCCCATCGACCCCGGTGCCACTCGCCGGTCTCGATGCGGTGCCGTGGAACCGGCTGCACCACGCCTACGGAGTCGCCACCGACGTCCCGGGGCACCTCCGTTCCTTACGCTCCCCCGACCCCGACGTCCGGCAGAACGCCTGCGCGGCGCTGCTCGGCACCGTCTACCACCAGGGCACCCGCTGGCAGGCGACGCGGTACGTGGTGCAGTTCGTGGCCGGGCTGATCGACTCCCGGGACACCCCCGACCGGGCGATCCTGATCGGACTGTTGCGCGCGCTCTCGGTCGGCGACCGGGAAGACGGCGAGCTCCCGTTCGCGCCCGAGGCCGCTTTCGCCGGCGCGCGGGGAGTCACGCCGGAGACCGAGCGCACGGTGCTCACCTGGCTCTACGACGAGGAGACCCGCCCCGACGAGCAGCAGCTGGCCGCCACCGACGCGGTGGCCGCGTACTGGGCCCAGGCGGCCTACGAGGCCGGGGCCCGGCACGGCTACCGGTACCTGAACTGGCTCGCCGACCCCGACCCGGCGGTCGCGGCCGGTGCGGCCGAGCTGCTGGCCTGGTTCCCGGGGACGCCGGGCGTGGTGCCTGCGCTGATCGCGGTGCCCGACGACGAGCCCCGTGCGCTGGCCCGGTCGAGCGCCAACCTGAGCCTCGGACATCTGGGGCGCACCGCGACCGGCAACATCGAGGTGGACGCCCGGCTCGTCGAGCTGCTGGGCGCAGCGCACCTCACCGTCCAGCTGACGGCCGCGGTGGCGCTGGCCTACCGGCACGGCACCTCGTTGCCGCCCGGGGCGCTCCAGGTGCTCCTGGAGGCGCGGACGCGCAAGGTGGGGCGGCGGGAGTGGAGCGACATCTGGCCCTGGGACCGCCCCCCGGCCGCCTTCGCCGACCTGGCCCTCCGAAAGGCCTCCCCGAGCTGAGCTCGTTGATGCATAATGCATGCATGACAGCTCTCCAGGTTCGGGATGTCCCCGACGACGTCCGGGACGCGTTGGTCGAGCAGGCCCGCGCCCAGGGGCAGTCGCTCCAGGCGTTCCTGTTCGAGGTGCTGCGCCGGCAGGCTCGCCGTCCGGCCAACGCGGCGGTGCTCCAGCGGTTCGCGCAGCGTTCCGACGGCACCCGCGCCGCGCCGGGCGAGACCGCCGCCGCGCTCGCGGAGGAACGCGACCACAGATGATCGTCGTCGACGCCTGCGTCCTCGCCGACGCGATGATGGACGACGGCCCGGTGGGTGACGCGGCACGGTCGGCGCTCTCGGCCGACCTGGTGTGGGCCGCGCCGACCCACCTCTTCGTCGAGGTGCTCTCGGTCGTCCGCAAGAAGGCGCGGGCCGGCGCCCTGGCCCCGGCGCGGGCCGCCGAGATCGCGGCGGCGCTCCCCGAACTGGTCATCGACCAGGTCGACGCGGTGCAGCTCACCGACCGCATCTGGGAGCTCCGCGAGAACCTCACCACCTACGACGCCGCCTACGTGGCCGCAGCCGAGCTCTACGAATGTGCGGTCGTGACCAGTGACGCCCGGCTGGCCAAAGCGCCGGGCGTCCGCTGTCCGGTCGAACTCCTCTAGCGGGCCGCCCATTCATCGGTCGGCTGGTCGGCTTTCAGGGCCGCCCATTCGGTGATCTGGCGGGCGATGTCCTGGGCGGTCAGGCCCAGGTCGGCCAGGATCTCCGCGCGCGTGCCGTGCGGGTGCCAGTCGGCCGGAACGCCCAGATCCCGGACCGGCACCGACACACCCGCGTCCGACATCGCCTGTACCAGCGCCGTTCCGACGCCGCCGGCGCGGACGCCGTCCTCCAGCGACACCACCAGCGCCGCGTCGCGGGTCAGGTCGACCAGCGACGCGGGCACCGGACGCACCCAGCGCGGATCGACGACCGTGACCCGGATCCCGTGCTCGGCCGCCCGCGCGGCCACCTCGACCGCGGTGTGGGCGAACGCACCGACCGACACCAGCAGCACGTCCGGCTTCTTCCCGGCGTCGACCAGCACGTCGACCCCGCCGACGCGGGAGACCGCGGGCAGGTCGGCCGGCACCGCGCCGGTCGGGAACCGCACGACGGTCGGGCCGTCGGAGACCGCGACCGCCTCCCGGAACTCCTCGCGGAGGGTCGACGCGTCCCGCGGCGCCGCCACCCGGATCCCCGGCACGACGCCGAGGATCGACAGGTCCCAGATGCCGTAGTGGCTGGGCCCGTCGGGCCCGGTGATGCCGGCCCGGTCGAGCACGAACGTGACCGGCAGCCCGTGCATCGCCACGTCGAGCAGCGTCTGGTCGAACGCCCGGTTCAGGAACGTCGCGTAGACGCCGACGACCGGGTGCATCCCGCCCATGGCCAGCCCGGCCGCGGACGTGACCGCGTGCTGCTCGGCGATGCCCACGTCGTAGGCCCGCTCGGGGAACCGCTGGGCCAGCTTGTCGATGCCGGTCGGGATCGCCATCGCCGCGGTGATGCCGACGATGTCCTCCCGCTCCTCGGCGACCGCGACCAGCTCCTCGGAGAAGACCTTCGTCCACTTCAGGCTCGGTGCCGCCAGCGGCTTGCCGGTCGCCGGGTCGAAGGCGCCCGGGCCGTGGAAGTTGTCGGCCTCGTCGGCCTCGGCCGGCGCGTACCCGTAACCCTTGCGGGTGACCGCGTGCACGATCACCGGTCCGCCGAACGACTTCGCCCGGCGCAGCGCGGACTCCAGCGCGCCGAGGTCGTGCCCGTCGACCGGCCCGACGTACTTGAGGCCGAGGTCCTCGAACATGCCCTGCGGGCTGATCGCGTCCTTCAAGCCTCGTTTGACGCCGTGCAGCGCGTCGTAGAGCGGCGCGCCGACGAGCGGTGTGCGCGAGAGCGAGTCGCGGACGAGGTCGAGCACCCGCTCGTAGCCCGGGTTGAGCCGCAGGGTCGCGAGGTGGTTGGCGAGGCCGCCGATCGTCGGCGCGTACGAGCGGCCGTTGTCGTTGACGACGATGACGACCGGCCGGTCCTTACCCGCGGCGATGTTGTTGATCGCCTCCCAGCACATGCCGCCGGTCAGCGCCCCGTCGCCGACCAGCGCGACCACGTGACGCTTCTCGCCGCGCAGCGCGAACGCCTTGGCCAGGCCGTCGGCGTAGGAGAGCGCGGTGGACGCGTGCGAGTTCTCGACCAGGTCGTGCGCGGACTCGGCCCGGCTCGGGTAGCCCGACAGCCCGCCGCGCTGGCGCAGCTTCTCGAAGTCGTGCCTTCCGGTGAGCAGCTTGTGCACGTAGGCCTGGTGGCCGGTGTCGAACAGGATCTTGTCGGCCGGCGAGTCGAACACCCGGTGCATCGCGATCGTCAGCTCGACCGCGCCGAGGTTCGGGCCCAGGTGACCGCCGGTGCGCGAGACCTTGGCGACCAGGAAGTCGCGGATCTCCGCAGCCAGCGTGGGCAATGCCTCGGCGGGCAGGGCCCGCAGCTGCTCGGGAGAAGAGACGCTGGCCAACAGCTCATGGGCCTGGTCGGACACGATGGCGGCAACTCCTCGCGCTGGCTGGTTCAGGATTTCGAGTCTAGCCACGGCCGTCCCGGCCGCATCTCGGGGCGCTTCCGCGCGACCGAATCCCCACGAAATCTCCACACCAACGCCGCGGACGCTGTGCGTGAGCACAGCGTCCGCATTTGTCTTTTGGTAAGAACCTGGAGCCCGCTCAGGGCGGGGCTGACATCCGCGCCACTCGACGTCGCGTACTGGTCGTACTCAAGTCGGGTGGCGCGGCTGTCAGCGCCGTCCTGAGCGGGCCGTGCACTATCGGCCGGAGGACTTGCGGCCTCGGGAGGAGGCGGCGTCGATCACGACGGCGCCGAGGAGGACCGCGCCGGTGATGATGTACTTCACCGACGACGTCAGCGACAGCAGCGCGAGACCGTTCGCGATCGAACCGATCACGACCGCACCGAGCAGCGGCGCGTAGCGCCGGGTGCGGCCACCGAACAGCGACGTGCCACCGATGACCGCGGCGGCGATCGAGTTGACCAGCACGTCACCGGCGCCGGACTGCTGGTTCGCGAAGCCCAGCCGCATCGCGGCGATGACGCCACCGACCGCGGCCAGCGTCGAGCACAGCATGAACACCGAGATCCGGATCGCGTCGACCTTGATGCCGGCCCGGCGCGCGGCCTCGATGTTGCCACCGACGGCCAGGATCGCCCGGCCGTACTTCGTCCGCCGGATGATCCAGTCGAAGATCAGCACCAGCGCGACCGCGAACAGGAAGATCCACGGCAGGCCGCGGTCGATCCCGAGCTTGGACGCCAGCGCGACCACGATGACGATCAGGAAGATCGCCACGATCGCGGTGACCCAGATCGGCTGGCCGGACAGGCCGGCCCGGCGACGGCGGGCCGAGCCCGACAGCGCGGTCACGACGTACAGCACGACGAGCGCCAGGCCGACGACGTAGGTGAGCCAGGTCGGCAGGAACTTCTGCTGGCCGATGTCGATCAGCGCGCCGGTGGGCGGCAGGTTGACCGTGCCCTGCTTGCCGAGGATCTCCAGCTGGACGCCCAGCCAGCCGAGCAGACCGGCCAGCGTGATGACGAACGACGGCACGCCGATCTTGGTGAACACGATGCCGTGGATCAGCCCGATCACGGTGCCGGCCAGGACGGCCATGATCACCGACAGGAACGGGTTGACCCCGTGCGTGGCGTTCGCGACCGCGACGATCGCGGCCGCGACACCGCTGACCGAACCGATCGACAGGTCGATCTCACCGAGCAGCAGGACCAGCGTGATGCCCAGCGCGATGATCGTCAGCGAGGCGATCTGCAGGCACAGGTTGACCAGGTTGAACGCGTTGAGGAACGTGTCGTTCAGGCTCTGGAAGACGATGACGATGACGACCAGGCCGACGATGATCGGCAGCGAGCCGATGTCGCCGGACCGCAGCCGGGCGAACAGCGCGCCGACGTACCCCATCGGGCCGCGGGCCTGGATGAGCCGGGGGTCGAGCAGGTCCGCCGCGACGGCACCTTCTGCCGGCCGGTCGACCGGCTCCGTCGGAGTGCTCACTGAATCGTCCCTTCGTAACGGCCGCCGGGGGCCGCACGGTGTTCCCGGGCGGCGCGCTCGGCCACCACGTTGTCGCTGGCACCGGTGATCGCGGCGACCAGATCGGTCGTGCTGACCTGGCGGGCGTCGAACTCGCCGGCGTTGCGGCCCAGACGCAGCACGACCACCCGGTCGGCGACGGCCTGGACGTCGGCCATGTTGTGGCTGATCAGGATGACCGCGAGGCCGCGGTCGCGGAGCCGCTCGACCAGGTTGAGCACCTGGGCGGTCTGCGCGACGCCGAGGGCGGCGGTCGGCTCGTCGAGGATGACGACCTTCGGGTTGCCGAGCAGCGAGCGCGAGATCGCGACGGTCTGCCGCTGGCCACCGGAGAGCGAGGCGACCGGGATCCGGACGCTCGGGATCTTGGCCGCGAGCGTGCGCAGCAGTTCCCAGCTGCGCTTCTCCATCTCGGCCTCGTCGAGCGCTACGCCGCCGACCGTGAGCTCGCTGCCGAGGAACAGGTTGCCGACGACGTCCAGGTTGTCGCAGAGCGCGAGGTCCTGGAAGACCGTGGCGATGCCGAGGCCCTGCGAGGCCGACGGCGAGGGGATCGAGACCTGGCGACCCTGGAAGAGGATCTGGCCGCTGTCGGCCGGGCCGGCTCCGGACATCACCTTGACGAGGGTGGACTTGCCTGCGCCGTTGTCTCCGACCAGCGCGACCACCTCCCCGGCGGCGACCGAGAAGGAGACGTCGGTGAGCGCCTGGACGGCACCGAACCGCTTGTTGATGCCCGTCATCGAGAGCACCGGCTGTCGCGCGCCGGTACCAGGACGGCCGGCCCCTGTGGTGGCTGTCATGCGGTCCTCTTCGTTGCGAGGGGTTGGGATGGACGCGTGTGAGCGGCGGCACACCGTCGGTGTGCCGCCGCCCGCACGTTCAGGAGTGGTCGGCCGTCACTGCAGGCCGGCCGTCTTGCACGCCGCCTGGTAGTCGGCGGTGCAGATCTGGGCCACGGTGTAGAAGTTGTCCGCGACGACCGTCGTCTTGATGTTCTCCTTGGTGACCGGCACCGGGGTCAGGAGCACCGACGGCACGTCCTTCTTGCCGTTGTTCACCTTCGCGTCCGCGCCGGTGACCTCCTTGCCCTGGGCCAGCGCGACCGCGATCTCGGCGGCCTTCTCGGCCTCCGGCTTGATCGCCTTGTAGATCGTCATGTACTGGTCGCCGGCGACGATCCGCTGGATCGCCGCGAGCTCGGCGTCCTGGCCGGTGACCGGCGGGATCGGGCTGACGCCGGCGGCCTTCATCGCGGCGATCGCGCCACCGGCGGTGCCGTCGTTGGCGGCGTAGACGCCGACGAACCCGGTCTTGCCGAGCTTCGAGATCTGGCCGTCCATGAACGTCTGGGCGTTCTCCGGCTTCCACTCCGGGGTGAAGTACGCGGTCGACGGCTGCGACGTGAAGCCCGAGGTCTTCAGGACCGACTCGGCGCCCTTGTTGAAGAGCTTCGCGTTGTTGTCGGTCGGCGAGCCGTTGATCTCGACGATGTTGCCGCTGGTCTTGCCGTCCTTCTTGAGCTTCTCGACCAGCGAGGTCGCCTGCAGGGCGCCGACCTTCTCGTTGTCGAACGAGATGTAGTAGTCGACGTCGGCTTTGGTCACGAGCCGGTCGTAGGAGATGACCGGGACCTTCTTGGCCGCGGCGGTGGTGACGATGCTCGCGGCGGCCTCGCCGTCGACCGGGTCGAGCACGAGGACCTTGGCTCCGTCGTTCAGCGCGGCCTCGGCCTGCTGCTGCTGCGTGTCGGTCTGCTGGTTGGCGTTGTTGTACACGACGGTGCAGTCCGAGCAGAGCGACTTGACCTTGGCCTCGAACAGCGGCTTGTCGAACTGCTCGTACCGGGTCGTCTGCGACTCCGGGAGCAGGAGGGCGATCTTGGCGTTGTCGCTGCTGCTGCCGGAGCTCGAGCTGTCGTCCGAGCTCTCACAGGCCGCCGCGCTGAGCGCCAGCAGCACGGCAGCGGCAACAGCGAC includes:
- a CDS encoding sugar ABC transporter permease, with the translated sequence MSTPTEPVDRPAEGAVAADLLDPRLIQARGPMGYVGALFARLRSGDIGSLPIIVGLVVIVIVFQSLNDTFLNAFNLVNLCLQIASLTIIALGITLVLLLGEIDLSIGSVSGVAAAIVAVANATHGVNPFLSVIMAVLAGTVIGLIHGIVFTKIGVPSFVITLAGLLGWLGVQLEILGKQGTVNLPPTGALIDIGQQKFLPTWLTYVVGLALVVLYVVTALSGSARRRRAGLSGQPIWVTAIVAIFLIVIVVALASKLGIDRGLPWIFLFAVALVLIFDWIIRRTKYGRAILAVGGNIEAARRAGIKVDAIRISVFMLCSTLAAVGGVIAAMRLGFANQQSGAGDVLVNSIAAAVIGGTSLFGGRTRRYAPLLGAVVIGSIANGLALLSLTSSVKYIITGAVLLGAVVIDAASSRGRKSSGR
- a CDS encoding ATP-binding cassette domain-containing protein, whose product is MTATTGAGRPGTGARQPVLSMTGINKRFGAVQALTDVSFSVAAGEVVALVGDNGAGKSTLVKVMSGAGPADSGQILFQGRQVSIPSPSASQGLGIATVFQDLALCDNLDVVGNLFLGSELTVGGVALDEAEMEKRSWELLRTLAAKIPSVRIPVASLSGGQRQTVAISRSLLGNPKVVILDEPTAALGVAQTAQVLNLVERLRDRGLAVILISHNMADVQAVADRVVVLRLGRNAGEFDARQVSTTDLVAAITGASDNVVAERAAREHRAAPGGRYEGTIQ
- a CDS encoding sugar ABC transporter substrate-binding protein, which encodes MFTLRRGVAVAAAVLLALSAAACESSDDSSSSGSSSDNAKIALLLPESQTTRYEQFDKPLFEAKVKSLCSDCTVVYNNANQQTDTQQQQAEAALNDGAKVLVLDPVDGEAAASIVTTAAAKKVPVISYDRLVTKADVDYYISFDNEKVGALQATSLVEKLKKDGKTSGNIVEINGSPTDNNAKLFNKGAESVLKTSGFTSQPSTAYFTPEWKPENAQTFMDGQISKLGKTGFVGVYAANDGTAGGAIAAMKAAGVSPIPPVTGQDAELAAIQRIVAGDQYMTIYKAIKPEAEKAAEIAVALAQGKEVTGADAKVNNGKKDVPSVLLTPVPVTKENIKTTVVADNFYTVAQICTADYQAACKTAGLQ